A window from Sphingobacterium hotanense encodes these proteins:
- a CDS encoding DUF937 domain-containing protein, whose protein sequence is MNITDLISGNIGSQAVDSISQKLGVDKDKAQYVVAAAVPLMMSALNYNANKSPEQANGIQNAIDSKHNGSIFDNLGALFNQGPTEDEDKIVNHMFGRNTDNVKETLSAKTGLDIKKIAGILALVAPLVMGYLGKKKQESAGETASTGGGIGDLIGSVLGGGGSGAAAGGLGGILGNILGGAGANNSQPNVGGGLGDLVGDFFNQDKDKESKGGILDALTGMFGK, encoded by the coding sequence ATGAACATCACAGATTTAATTTCCGGCAATATCGGTTCCCAAGCTGTAGATAGCATTTCCCAAAAACTAGGCGTAGACAAGGATAAAGCGCAATATGTTGTTGCGGCTGCAGTGCCTTTGATGATGTCTGCTTTGAACTATAACGCAAACAAAAGTCCAGAGCAAGCTAATGGTATTCAAAACGCAATCGATAGCAAGCATAACGGCAGTATCTTTGACAATTTGGGTGCCTTGTTCAACCAAGGTCCTACGGAAGACGAGGATAAGATCGTAAACCATATGTTCGGTAGAAATACCGACAATGTTAAAGAGACGCTATCTGCAAAAACAGGATTAGATATTAAAAAAATTGCAGGTATTTTAGCTTTAGTAGCTCCCCTAGTTATGGGTTACTTAGGTAAAAAGAAACAAGAGTCTGCTGGCGAAACAGCGTCTACGGGCGGTGGTATCGGCGACTTAATTGGAAGTGTGCTAGGTGGTGGTGGTTCAGGTGCGGCAGCAGGCGGTTTAGGCGGTATCCTTGGCAATATCCTTGGCGGTGCCGGTGCTAATAACTCTCAGCCAAATGTTGGCGGTGGACTAGGTGATCTTGTAGGTGATTTCTTTAACCAAGATAAAGACAAAGAGTCTAAGGGTGGTATTCTAGATGCTTTAACAGGCATGTTCGGAAAATAA
- a CDS encoding DUF2891 domain-containing protein, which yields MHIRTTILGLVLISGIFTSCQSETDKKEKTEIEKTHLTATLAKDIFALPTHCLQIEYPNKLGQVIASDADLKTPKALRPVFYGCFDWHSSVHGYWSIVKLMKQFPELDANGEVRQVLNQHITPENVVIEKAFFEDKNNLGFERTYGWAWLFKLQEELHTWNDPDAKRWEQALQPLVDLLVNRYKEYLPKQVYPIRTGQHDNTAFGLSLSLDYARTVGDRSFEAVIKERSLRYFKQDVNCNLAYEPSGNDFLSPCMEEAFLMSKIMDKQEYNAWLKTFMPVLFDKDFKLEPAVVKDRTDGKLVHLDGLNYSRAACLFGIVKQIPELESLKAIAENHIAFSIGNISAKDDYMGSHWLGTFALYALSGS from the coding sequence ATGCATATACGGACAACAATTTTAGGGTTAGTATTGATATCTGGTATTTTTACTTCTTGTCAATCAGAAACCGATAAAAAAGAAAAAACTGAAATTGAAAAGACTCATCTTACAGCAACCCTAGCTAAAGATATTTTTGCTCTACCCACTCATTGCTTACAGATCGAATACCCTAATAAATTGGGGCAGGTTATTGCTTCAGATGCCGATCTAAAGACTCCGAAAGCCTTGCGCCCTGTGTTTTACGGATGCTTCGACTGGCATTCGTCTGTTCATGGATATTGGTCTATCGTGAAGTTAATGAAGCAGTTTCCGGAGCTGGATGCCAACGGTGAGGTCCGCCAGGTTCTTAATCAGCATATTACTCCAGAAAATGTGGTCATCGAGAAAGCCTTTTTTGAAGATAAGAATAACTTAGGTTTCGAGCGTACCTATGGATGGGCATGGCTCTTTAAATTGCAGGAAGAGCTGCATACCTGGAATGATCCGGATGCCAAGCGATGGGAGCAGGCCTTACAACCGTTGGTAGATCTTTTGGTAAATCGCTATAAGGAATATTTGCCAAAGCAAGTTTACCCAATACGAACCGGACAGCACGACAATACAGCCTTCGGACTCTCACTGTCGCTAGATTACGCGCGCACCGTGGGAGATAGATCCTTCGAAGCAGTGATCAAAGAACGTAGCCTTCGTTATTTCAAGCAGGACGTTAATTGTAACCTTGCTTATGAACCAAGCGGAAATGATTTCCTTTCTCCTTGCATGGAAGAAGCTTTTCTGATGAGCAAAATTATGGATAAGCAAGAATACAATGCTTGGCTAAAGACTTTTATGCCCGTTCTATTTGATAAAGACTTTAAATTAGAACCTGCCGTTGTAAAAGATCGTACCGATGGTAAATTGGTTCACCTTGATGGTCTAAACTATAGCCGTGCTGCCTGCTTATTTGGAATCGTAAAACAAATTCCAGAACTAGAAAGCCTGAAAGCAATTGCCGAAAACCATATCGCATTTTCTATCGGAAATATCTCCGCAAAAGATGATTACATGGGCTCACACTGGCTAGGAACGTTTGCGTTGTATGCGCTTAGTGGTAGCTAG
- a CDS encoding transposase: MINQAKALKLIKLYQYVCDKYDSELQYYCQRFSNNNKPDFTDQEVLTIYLFSVHEEQRLRIKQIHKFASDYLMDWFPKLTSYVAFNTRINRLFDVLRSLCQSVVEDFAPEECSREFSLLDSMPIITCSGTRRAKVALEIMDKSFCSTKRLWYFGLKLHALNSYNKSTLPRPESIVISKASESDLNIFKENWASIAGRTFFGDKIYRDAPFFEWFYKEKKSIMYTPIRETQGKPDCLKNRDRAYNDLFSRAVSKVRQPIESFFNWINEKTQIQNASKVRSTKGLLVHVFGKLTACFIKPIFNP, translated from the coding sequence ATGATCAATCAGGCCAAGGCTCTAAAATTAATAAAATTATACCAGTATGTGTGTGATAAATATGACAGTGAACTGCAATATTACTGTCAGCGATTTTCAAACAATAACAAACCTGACTTTACTGATCAGGAGGTTTTGACCATCTATTTATTCAGTGTGCACGAGGAACAGCGGCTAAGGATCAAGCAGATTCATAAATTCGCCTCGGATTATCTGATGGATTGGTTTCCCAAGCTAACTTCGTACGTAGCATTCAACACCCGTATCAACCGCCTTTTTGATGTTTTGAGATCTCTCTGTCAGTCAGTTGTAGAGGACTTTGCTCCAGAAGAGTGCTCCAGAGAATTTTCCCTACTGGACTCTATGCCCATCATAACCTGCAGTGGGACTAGAAGGGCAAAGGTAGCTCTGGAGATAATGGATAAAAGCTTCTGCTCAACGAAGAGGCTTTGGTATTTTGGATTAAAACTTCATGCGCTCAACAGCTATAACAAATCCACGCTGCCTCGTCCGGAAAGCATAGTAATAAGCAAGGCATCTGAAAGTGACCTGAACATATTTAAGGAGAATTGGGCATCCATCGCAGGTAGGACGTTCTTTGGTGACAAGATATACCGTGACGCCCCATTCTTCGAGTGGTTTTATAAAGAAAAAAAATCAATTATGTATACTCCGATAAGGGAAACCCAAGGAAAACCGGATTGTTTAAAAAACAGGGATCGTGCTTATAATGATCTGTTTTCAAGAGCAGTATCTAAGGTAAGACAACCAATCGAATCCTTTTTTAATTGGATAAATGAAAAAACACAGATACAAAACGCAAGTAAGGTCAGATCTACCAAAGGACTATTAGTACATGTGTTCGGTAAATTAACAGCCTGTTTCATAAAGCCTATTTTCAACCCTTAA
- a CDS encoding 5-oxoprolinase yields the protein MSNTKPLQQHLVEQFNNYSTQELVILNNDIVKSNWGKSKSVFRSALLSALSKRGIDLSEIISKEDGITLIQRVAVRLEANRVIAI from the coding sequence ATGTCAAACACAAAACCTTTACAACAGCACCTTGTAGAACAATTTAACAACTACTCTACTCAAGAACTTGTCATTCTCAACAACGATATCGTCAAATCAAATTGGGGCAAAAGTAAATCTGTTTTCCGCTCTGCCCTATTATCGGCATTATCGAAAAGAGGAATCGATCTTTCCGAGATTATCTCGAAAGAAGATGGAATAACATTGATTCAGCGAGTAGCAGTGCGTTTGGAAGCCAATAGAGTTATTGCTATTTAG
- the rpoN gene encoding RNA polymerase factor sigma-54, which produces MLKQTLQQKLLQKLSPQQIQFIKLLQVPTVSLDARIKEELEENPALEDGSLANMNEPVEEYPDKDPDDDFNAEESNYEDEFSVDEYIQEDDYKDYGGGYDSDDDDNKKEMPIAIQDSFFENLQNQLDLLALSNKDYLIGQQIIGSLDDDGYLRRPIPSLIDDLAFSQNVIVEEKDVEEMLRIIQEFDPAGIGARSLQECLAIQLRKKDQENPIIQKAMQVVENYLEEFTKKHYDKIEKQLGVNSEELRDIVNEILKLNPKPGDSGAAAGKQLHIIPDFHISNNDGVLHLTLNGRNAPELRVSRSYQEMFEHYEKAEKNDKKMREAVQFVKQKLDSAKWFIDAIKQRQQTLLKTMNAIMEYQYEYFLTGDDRMLKPMILKDIADRIEMDISTVSRVANSKYVQTEFGTFLLKSFFSEAIQTESGEEVSNKEVKKILEECIANEDKRKPLADEKLTEILKEKGYSIARRTVAKYREAMNIPVARLRKEL; this is translated from the coding sequence ATGTTAAAACAAACGTTACAGCAGAAATTATTACAAAAATTATCGCCTCAGCAGATTCAATTCATTAAACTTCTTCAAGTACCAACGGTATCGCTTGATGCCCGTATTAAAGAAGAATTGGAAGAAAATCCTGCGCTAGAAGACGGCAGTTTGGCCAATATGAATGAGCCTGTCGAGGAATATCCTGACAAGGATCCTGACGATGATTTTAACGCAGAAGAAAGCAACTACGAAGATGAATTTTCTGTAGATGAATATATCCAAGAAGATGATTATAAGGATTATGGTGGTGGTTATGATTCGGATGATGATGACAACAAGAAGGAAATGCCCATCGCTATCCAAGATTCATTCTTCGAGAACTTACAAAATCAGCTTGATTTGTTAGCTCTTTCCAATAAAGATTATTTAATCGGCCAACAGATTATCGGCAGTTTGGATGACGACGGATATTTGCGTCGCCCCATCCCCTCATTAATTGACGATTTAGCATTCTCGCAGAACGTTATCGTTGAAGAGAAGGATGTGGAAGAAATGTTGCGCATTATTCAGGAATTTGACCCTGCGGGTATTGGAGCACGAAGCTTACAAGAGTGTCTAGCGATACAATTGCGCAAAAAGGATCAAGAGAACCCGATTATCCAAAAGGCTATGCAGGTGGTTGAAAACTACCTCGAAGAGTTTACAAAGAAGCATTACGATAAAATCGAAAAACAATTGGGTGTCAACTCCGAAGAGCTTCGAGATATCGTCAATGAAATCCTTAAACTAAACCCAAAACCAGGTGATTCAGGAGCTGCAGCAGGAAAACAGCTTCACATTATCCCCGACTTCCATATCAGCAATAATGATGGTGTGCTGCACCTGACACTTAATGGCAGAAATGCACCCGAGCTGCGTGTATCCCGCTCTTATCAGGAAATGTTTGAACATTATGAGAAAGCGGAAAAGAACGATAAGAAGATGCGCGAAGCGGTACAGTTTGTAAAACAAAAACTCGACTCCGCAAAATGGTTTATCGACGCTATCAAACAACGGCAGCAGACACTCCTAAAAACCATGAACGCCATCATGGAATATCAATATGAGTATTTCTTAACTGGAGACGACCGTATGCTTAAGCCTATGATTCTGAAAGACATAGCAGACCGCATTGAAATGGATATTTCAACTGTATCCCGCGTTGCAAACTCCAAATACGTACAAACAGAATTCGGAACCTTCCTTCTTAAATCTTTCTTCTCCGAGGCTATCCAAACAGAGTCTGGCGAGGAAGTATCGAACAAGGAAGTGAAGAAAATCCTTGAAGAGTGCATTGCCAACGAAGACAAAAGAAAACCGCTTGCCGACGAGAAACTTACCGAAATCTTGAAAGAAAAAGGATATTCCATCGCTCGTAGAACAGTCGCGAAATACCGCGAAGCAATGAATATCCCGGTAGCAAGGTTGAGGAAGGAATTGTAA
- a CDS encoding penicillin-binding protein 1A has translation MFKRVKNKFLRIALIIIYFVILFTCAVQINFLGLFGASPTKKEILLPSLNVSSELYTADSVLIGRYYKQDRDPVPFDSISPNIINALIATEDVRFYKHNGVDVIGLFAGVLSTVGGSDRGASTITQQLAKNLYRTRYKDSQGLLGKIPGVGIIVTKYKEWMTAFKLENKYSKQEIITMYLNTVSFSNNAYGIKSASVRYFDKLPSEISVNEAAVLIGMLKGTTLYNPIRNPKNALSRRNVVLGQMQKEGYLKPEEVKTLSQDSLGLNLNNQEVRNSNDSYLRTAVEKWLEKWAEENEVDIYTSGLKIYTTIDSRMQKIAEDAVALKMKELQRRLDNVWSGQEPWRDKEGNVIPNFLEDQARKLPAYAYLKEKYNDEAKVFEELNRKKEMEVFTWDGMEKVEYSSMDSLKHYISMLNTGMMSMNPYSGEIKVWVGGINHDYYKFDHVNQAKRQPGSTFKPFAYVTALEAGKTPCDKYSDKPVKIEFVNNKGEHEIWEPKNADWNFSYSELSLRHALARSLNSVTAQITEEVGWDNVVKMAHTCGIDSKLESVPSVGLGSNEVSVFEMVRAYSTFMNAGKKTEPILVKRIEDKDGKVLAEFKSEQKQVISPENAWLMGYMLRGTIEESGGTSQALWEWDLFDNENEIGGKTGTSSDYVDGWYMGVTKDLVTGVWVGCDEQSIHFKSSATGEGSKTALPIFAVYMEELYKRPELGVTTGKFPEPIVEIKKTYNCPGPRVRSTRDTPDSGAVEGETEVPALTLPEILQEIQGEEEGQE, from the coding sequence ATGTTTAAACGGGTTAAAAACAAATTCTTGCGTATCGCACTGATAATTATCTATTTCGTTATTTTATTTACTTGCGCGGTACAAATCAACTTTCTAGGCCTGTTTGGAGCATCTCCCACGAAGAAAGAGATTTTGTTGCCCAGCCTAAACGTTTCCTCTGAATTATATACCGCAGACTCCGTGCTCATCGGTCGTTATTACAAACAAGATCGTGATCCGGTTCCTTTCGATAGTATATCTCCCAATATCATTAACGCATTAATCGCGACAGAAGATGTCCGTTTTTATAAGCACAATGGCGTCGACGTCATTGGTCTATTTGCAGGGGTTTTGTCTACGGTAGGTGGAAGCGATAGGGGGGCGAGTACCATCACACAGCAGTTAGCGAAAAACCTATACAGAACTCGTTACAAAGATTCACAAGGCCTGCTAGGCAAAATTCCCGGCGTGGGAATTATTGTGACGAAGTACAAAGAATGGATGACGGCATTCAAATTGGAAAATAAGTACAGTAAACAAGAGATCATTACGATGTATCTGAACACGGTATCATTTAGCAATAATGCCTACGGAATTAAATCTGCTTCTGTACGCTATTTCGATAAGTTGCCATCGGAGATCTCTGTGAACGAAGCTGCCGTACTTATCGGTATGTTGAAGGGTACAACCCTATATAATCCGATTCGTAATCCTAAGAATGCTTTAAGTCGCCGCAATGTCGTATTGGGGCAAATGCAGAAAGAGGGGTATTTAAAGCCCGAGGAAGTAAAAACCTTATCGCAGGATTCTCTGGGCTTGAATTTGAACAATCAAGAGGTTCGAAACTCAAATGACTCATACTTGCGCACAGCGGTGGAGAAATGGTTAGAAAAGTGGGCTGAGGAGAATGAGGTTGACATCTACACTTCGGGATTGAAGATTTATACAACGATCGATTCGCGCATGCAAAAGATTGCGGAAGATGCTGTCGCCTTAAAAATGAAGGAATTGCAACGACGACTAGATAATGTTTGGTCCGGACAGGAGCCATGGCGCGATAAAGAAGGAAATGTAATTCCGAATTTCTTAGAAGACCAAGCGCGCAAGTTGCCCGCTTACGCTTATCTGAAAGAAAAGTATAATGATGAGGCGAAGGTTTTTGAGGAGCTGAACAGGAAAAAGGAGATGGAGGTATTTACCTGGGACGGTATGGAAAAGGTAGAATACTCCTCGATGGATTCCTTGAAGCACTATATTTCGATGTTGAATACAGGGATGATGTCGATGAATCCGTATTCTGGCGAGATCAAAGTTTGGGTAGGGGGTATCAACCATGATTATTACAAATTTGATCATGTCAACCAAGCCAAACGTCAACCGGGATCGACATTTAAGCCGTTTGCGTATGTGACGGCATTAGAAGCTGGAAAAACTCCTTGTGATAAATATTCCGACAAACCAGTTAAAATCGAATTTGTTAACAATAAGGGTGAACATGAGATTTGGGAGCCTAAAAATGCAGATTGGAATTTTTCTTATAGTGAACTGTCGCTAAGACATGCCTTAGCTCGTTCATTAAATTCAGTAACGGCTCAAATAACGGAAGAAGTGGGCTGGGATAATGTTGTGAAGATGGCGCATACCTGTGGAATTGACAGCAAATTAGAATCTGTTCCTTCGGTAGGCTTAGGGTCTAATGAGGTTTCTGTTTTTGAAATGGTTCGTGCCTATAGCACATTTATGAATGCAGGGAAGAAGACCGAGCCTATTTTGGTGAAGCGTATTGAAGATAAAGATGGGAAGGTGTTGGCTGAGTTTAAATCCGAACAGAAGCAAGTTATTAGCCCGGAGAATGCATGGTTAATGGGCTATATGCTTCGTGGTACGATTGAAGAGTCTGGCGGTACTTCGCAAGCACTGTGGGAATGGGATTTATTTGACAATGAGAATGAGATAGGTGGGAAGACGGGAACTTCTTCTGATTATGTGGATGGCTGGTATATGGGCGTGACGAAGGACTTGGTGACTGGTGTTTGGGTTGGCTGTGATGAGCAGAGCATACACTTTAAAAGTTCGGCAACCGGCGAGGGGTCGAAAACTGCTTTGCCGATTTTTGCGGTCTACATGGAAGAACTATATAAGCGTCCTGAATTGGGCGTTACGACCGGGAAATTTCCGGAACCTATCGTAGAGATTAAAAAGACTTATAATTGTCCGGGTCCTCGAGTTCGTTCGACACGCGACACTCCAGATTCTGGCGCAGTAGAAGGGGAAACGGAAGTGCCCGCATTGACATTGCCGGAAATTCTGCAGGAGATTCAGGGAGAAGAGGAAGGACAAGAGTAA
- a CDS encoding DPP IV N-terminal domain-containing protein, giving the protein MKFNQTRLSKLFAAAICFLLFLGMFPQMVNAQYFGQNKMRYKKLDFKVYETPHFNLYYYLKNDSMMNWLAKESEVWYELHQQVFQDTFFRKNPIIFYNNHPEFQQTTAISGEISVGTGGVTEAFKQRVVMPIMQINQQTRHVLGHEMVHAFQYRVLIEGGDSTRLENVANIPLWMVEGMAEYFSIGKKDAFTSMWMRDAYARNDLPSLGQMTQQMNRYFPYRYGQAFWSYIGSTYGDTVIMPLFIETAKYGYEHGIRRVFGYDAQTMSTLWKNSMENTYRNSGKDTTSRPIGQALLTTKNAGRMNVSPAISPDGKYVAFLSELDLFSIDLFLADAQTGKIVRKLGSRLTNKDIDEFSFLESAGTFSPDSKKFAFSVFSEGKNKLMVVDVETGKTLSVEAMGEISEFTNITWAPDGVHVAFSGLSNGHSDIYVYNLQTKVVDQLMDDRFSDFQPSFSRDGKYIVFSTDRVALSSDSRTVDIPMNLAFVEVATKKITNLDVFPGANNLNPHFSSDGKDIYFLSNSDGYRNMYRYTFETQQVARMTDFFTGISGITEYSPAMSISANDDIVYSYFKNNAYSVYKAKATEFEAQPVSAGAVDFEAAMLPPLQARGVNVVNTNLENFNAYSRISDAQINNIPYKPKFKLDYLANSGVGMSVGSRYGAGIASGVQGMFSDILGYNQIFAALNINGEIYDFGGQVAYINQRSRWNWGGSISHIPYRFGFYQYDFRDIGRGTEEPVLDQYLVRSFQTQVDGFVAYPFNKHHRFETGAAASYNSYRVDRYYQTLGNFYYADRERVPTDEASQLLGARLDPFNLFQVNAGFVGDNAVFGIAAPLQGFRYRLGAEQYFGTFNFTAINIDLRKYHRMKPFTLAARVYSYMRVGDGADQLYNIYIGYPYLIRGFESSSFGPSSMVSFNDLSGSKMVVGNLELRLPFTGPEKLAVLPSGLLFSDLNFFIDGGLAWKNGSTIKWTKTDEDRLQDPASGEYYYDPAVRMPVFSAGVSLRVNLFGAMILEPYYAIQLNNPTRSKFGTFGLNFAPGW; this is encoded by the coding sequence ATGAAATTTAACCAAACACGCTTATCTAAGCTATTTGCTGCTGCAATATGCTTTTTACTGTTTTTAGGAATGTTTCCTCAGATGGTGAATGCGCAATATTTTGGGCAGAACAAAATGCGCTATAAGAAATTGGATTTCAAGGTGTATGAAACACCGCACTTTAACTTATACTATTACTTGAAGAACGATTCGATGATGAATTGGTTGGCCAAGGAAAGTGAAGTATGGTATGAGTTGCATCAACAGGTATTCCAAGATACTTTCTTTAGAAAGAACCCAATCATATTCTATAATAATCATCCGGAATTTCAACAGACCACTGCTATTAGCGGTGAGATCAGTGTAGGAACTGGTGGTGTTACGGAAGCGTTCAAACAACGTGTTGTCATGCCGATTATGCAAATCAATCAGCAGACGCGCCACGTTTTGGGCCACGAGATGGTGCATGCGTTTCAGTATCGGGTGCTCATCGAGGGGGGTGATTCCACGCGCTTAGAGAATGTAGCAAACATTCCTTTATGGATGGTTGAAGGTATGGCGGAGTATTTTTCTATTGGAAAGAAAGATGCTTTTACATCGATGTGGATGCGGGATGCCTATGCTAGAAACGACCTGCCTTCTTTGGGGCAGATGACGCAACAGATGAATCGTTATTTTCCGTATCGTTATGGTCAGGCTTTTTGGTCCTATATCGGGTCGACCTACGGAGATACCGTTATCATGCCTTTGTTTATAGAAACGGCAAAGTATGGCTATGAGCATGGTATTCGTCGCGTTTTTGGATACGACGCGCAGACCATGTCCACGCTTTGGAAAAACAGCATGGAGAATACTTACCGCAATTCAGGTAAGGACACAACATCAAGACCTATTGGTCAAGCCTTATTGACGACTAAAAATGCGGGGCGAATGAACGTTTCTCCTGCAATATCGCCAGATGGCAAATATGTGGCTTTCTTATCGGAGTTGGATTTATTTAGTATTGACTTGTTTTTAGCGGATGCGCAGACCGGGAAGATTGTTCGAAAGCTCGGCAGTCGACTCACCAATAAGGATATTGATGAATTTAGTTTCTTAGAATCCGCCGGTACGTTCTCGCCGGATAGCAAGAAGTTTGCTTTCTCGGTATTTAGTGAGGGTAAGAATAAATTGATGGTTGTCGATGTGGAGACCGGGAAGACCCTTTCGGTCGAAGCAATGGGGGAGATTTCGGAATTCACGAATATCACATGGGCGCCTGATGGCGTACATGTTGCTTTCTCGGGCCTATCCAACGGACATTCTGATATTTACGTATATAATTTGCAGACAAAGGTCGTGGATCAATTGATGGATGATCGATTCTCAGACTTTCAACCTAGTTTTTCGCGTGACGGAAAATATATCGTATTCAGTACAGACCGTGTTGCTTTAAGTTCGGACTCACGCACGGTAGATATACCGATGAACTTGGCGTTTGTAGAAGTGGCAACAAAAAAGATTACGAATCTGGATGTTTTCCCTGGGGCGAACAATTTGAATCCGCATTTCTCATCCGACGGAAAGGATATCTATTTCCTGTCTAATAGTGATGGCTATAGAAATATGTATCGTTATACTTTTGAGACGCAACAAGTCGCTCGAATGACGGATTTCTTTACTGGGATTTCAGGGATTACAGAATATTCGCCAGCGATGAGTATTTCTGCGAATGATGATATTGTTTACTCATATTTTAAAAACAACGCTTATAGTGTTTATAAGGCTAAAGCAACAGAGTTCGAAGCGCAGCCTGTTAGTGCAGGTGCTGTAGATTTCGAAGCTGCGATGTTGCCGCCGCTTCAAGCACGTGGCGTTAATGTGGTGAATACGAACCTGGAGAATTTTAACGCATATAGTCGGATTTCTGATGCGCAGATTAATAATATCCCATACAAGCCGAAATTCAAGTTGGATTATCTGGCAAATAGTGGTGTGGGGATGTCTGTGGGCTCGCGCTATGGTGCGGGTATTGCTTCGGGGGTTCAGGGGATGTTCTCCGATATCCTTGGTTATAACCAGATTTTTGCGGCATTGAATATCAATGGTGAGATTTACGACTTCGGTGGTCAGGTCGCTTATATCAACCAGCGCTCGCGTTGGAATTGGGGTGGTTCGATCTCGCATATCCCTTATCGTTTTGGATTTTATCAGTATGATTTCCGTGATATTGGACGCGGCACTGAAGAGCCCGTGCTTGATCAATATTTAGTTCGGTCATTCCAGACTCAGGTGGATGGGTTTGTTGCTTATCCATTCAATAAACATCATCGTTTTGAAACTGGCGCTGCCGCTTCTTATAATTCTTATCGCGTTGATCGCTATTATCAAACTTTGGGAAATTTTTACTACGCGGACAGAGAGCGTGTTCCTACGGATGAAGCAAGTCAGCTTTTAGGCGCTCGATTGGATCCTTTTAATCTCTTCCAAGTGAATGCTGGATTTGTAGGAGATAATGCCGTATTTGGGATTGCGGCGCCATTACAAGGGTTCCGTTATCGCTTAGGAGCGGAGCAATACTTTGGAACGTTCAATTTTACAGCGATCAATATTGACTTAAGAAAATACCATCGCATGAAGCCATTTACGTTGGCGGCACGTGTGTATTCCTACATGCGCGTAGGTGATGGAGCGGATCAATTGTATAATATCTATATTGGCTATCCTTATCTAATTCGTGGTTTTGAAAGCAGTAGTTTCGGTCCGAGCAGTATGGTTTCTTTTAATGACCTTTCTGGATCCAAGATGGTGGTGGGTAACCTCGAATTAAGACTTCCATTCACAGGGCCGGAAAAGCTAGCGGTGCTTCCTTCAGGCTTGTTGTTCTCTGATTTGAACTTCTTTATTGATGGAGGTTTAGCATGGAAAAATGGCAGTACGATTAAATGGACAAAAACGGATGAAGATAGGCTTCAAGATCCTGCATCCGGTGAATATTATTATGACCCTGCTGTGCGTATGCCGGTATTCAGCGCTGGGGTTTCCCTTCGCGTGAATTTATTCGGGGCGATGATATTAGAGCCTTACTATGCTATTCAGCTGAATAATCCGACCCGTTCTAAATTTGGAACGTTTGGATTAAACTTTGCACCAGGATGGTAG
- a CDS encoding GIY-YIG nuclease family protein — MKTFHLYISTDANRRHLQPGITNDIIGIQQQLQDPTNAGMFSSAVLNRIVYIESFASEREAERRYQELCGLGRMVRERLVRRNNPNWLSLGLPLPGLNPTKKAVVFA, encoded by the coding sequence ATGAAAACATTCCACCTTTACATCAGCACAGACGCAAACAGAAGACACCTTCAGCCCGGCATCACAAATGATATTATTGGAATACAGCAGCAATTGCAGGACCCAACAAATGCAGGTATGTTCTCCTCAGCAGTATTAAATCGAATAGTATATATAGAATCATTTGCTTCAGAAAGAGAAGCAGAAAGAAGATATCAAGAACTATGCGGATTAGGACGTATGGTGCGTGAAAGACTGGTCCGCAGAAATAATCCCAATTGGTTAAGTCTAGGCCTGCCGTTGCCTGGACTTAACCCAACGAAAAAAGCCGTTGTTTTCGCATAA